From the genome of Lentilactobacillus buchneri, one region includes:
- a CDS encoding DNA-3-methyladenine glycosylase I: MVKRCPWATTSPELLVYHDTIWGRVQKDPQKLFKALCLETMQAGLSFSTILKFEPGMDEVFHHFSLDYLAKCDQSDVERFCQDRRIIRNHAKVSAIIANAKVIQPNPKMLVEATWGPVNGVSLDHLLKAAPDPKMYQKFTEKFVKAFKNMGLQRIGLITVYSYLQAVGVVNDHLITCDFHEEFPTKNEEKSS; this comes from the coding sequence ATGGTTAAAAGATGCCCTTGGGCAACTACCAGCCCTGAACTATTGGTTTATCACGATACAATTTGGGGGCGGGTACAAAAGGATCCGCAAAAACTATTCAAAGCCCTGTGTCTTGAGACGATGCAGGCAGGATTGTCTTTTTCAACGATTTTAAAATTTGAACCGGGAATGGATGAAGTCTTTCACCACTTTTCCCTGGATTATTTGGCCAAGTGTGACCAGTCAGATGTCGAACGGTTTTGTCAAGATCGTCGAATTATCCGTAATCATGCAAAGGTCAGTGCGATAATTGCCAACGCCAAAGTCATTCAACCGAATCCTAAAATGTTAGTTGAAGCAACCTGGGGACCAGTTAATGGGGTTTCACTGGATCATTTACTAAAAGCAGCGCCAGACCCAAAAATGTATCAAAAATTTACCGAAAAGTTTGTGAAGGCCTTTAAAAATATGGGCCTCCAACGGATTGGCTTAATTACTGTGTACAGCTATTTGCAAGCGGTTGGCGTTGTGAATGATCATCTGATCACTTGTGATTTTCATGAGGAATTTCCCACCAAAAATGAGGAAAAATCTTCTTGA
- a CDS encoding ISL3 family transposase, producing MSNDTTKMLLGIDDEHLIIEEGQVGDDGVIRLVGSLNYTPKACRNCGIINDHQIIGYGWRKTTIRFAKTLGSTVILCLNRRNFHCKACHTNFLAQTNAVPKHCTISNTTRKQCLEKLTEPVSLKHIADELSTSDSFVGRQLLRAERDFQTNWHYLPKVLLMDEVKSTKSATDAMSFEFMDAETHELIDLLPFRTIYQLQKYFQHYDQAARENVKIIVTDMNYTYPKLVGQIFPNAIVVIDPFHLVNALNRAFNKTRVRLMKTLATSSREYHALKRYWKLLLTPENHLNYEAFRKWTNFPYPATATDVVDALLDIDPELKQTYNVMNRLRETIKNRDWPNYNQVFHHLEGCSEEMLATLQTLATHHDEIGNTFTHHYTNGPLEGSNNKIKVIKRTGFGYRNFFRFRLRVLFAFRVHTKRALITK from the coding sequence ATGTCAAATGATACTACGAAAATGTTGTTAGGAATAGATGATGAACACTTAATAATTGAGGAAGGACAAGTGGGTGATGATGGAGTGATTCGATTGGTGGGGTCCCTAAACTACACCCCCAAGGCATGCCGCAATTGTGGGATTATCAATGATCACCAAATTATTGGCTATGGTTGGCGGAAGACCACCATTAGATTCGCAAAAACATTGGGCAGCACCGTTATCCTGTGTCTCAATCGGCGAAACTTTCACTGTAAGGCTTGTCATACCAATTTCCTGGCGCAGACGAATGCGGTGCCGAAACACTGCACGATTTCAAATACGACCCGCAAACAATGCTTAGAAAAACTGACCGAACCGGTTTCGCTCAAACACATTGCCGATGAGTTATCCACTTCGGATTCATTCGTTGGTCGGCAGCTCTTGCGCGCTGAACGGGACTTTCAAACCAACTGGCACTATTTACCAAAAGTTCTCCTCATGGACGAAGTTAAAAGCACTAAGAGCGCCACCGACGCGATGAGCTTTGAATTTATGGATGCGGAAACCCACGAATTGATCGACCTGTTACCCTTTAGGACCATCTATCAGCTTCAAAAGTATTTCCAGCATTACGACCAGGCTGCGCGAGAAAATGTGAAAATTATCGTCACCGATATGAACTATACCTATCCCAAATTGGTGGGGCAGATCTTTCCGAACGCCATCGTTGTCATCGATCCGTTCCACTTGGTTAACGCTTTAAATCGAGCTTTTAATAAGACGCGGGTGCGCCTCATGAAAACCCTGGCGACTTCCTCACGCGAGTATCACGCCCTAAAACGCTATTGGAAACTATTATTAACGCCGGAAAATCACCTCAACTACGAAGCTTTCCGTAAGTGGACAAACTTCCCTTATCCAGCGACTGCCACTGATGTGGTTGATGCTTTATTGGACATTGATCCCGAGCTCAAGCAAACTTACAACGTGATGAATCGGTTACGTGAAACCATCAAAAACCGTGATTGGCCCAACTATAATCAAGTATTCCATCACTTAGAGGGCTGCTCGGAAGAGATGTTGGCAACCCTCCAGACCCTAGCGACTCATCATGATGAAATTGGCAATACCTTTACTCACCATTACACCAACGGGCCCTTAGAAGGTTCAAACAACAAGATTAAAGTCATTAAACGCACTGGATTTGGTTACCGAAACTTCTTCAGATTCCGGCTAAGAGTGCTGTTCGCTTTTCGAGTTCATACAAAAAGAGCTCTAATCACCAAGTGA
- a CDS encoding helix-turn-helix transcriptional regulator, producing the protein MTMVITGALIKKARKDKGMSQVQLAEGICTQATISSIENQNTCSSVDILVNLCQKLDLKITDVAKNTRYGDKVFSYIEDDMRNHLYADANRQIGRIDCKKLNTRYMLGKYHCYRGFIELYINDDIDEAIFNFNLQLTQYSADEFTFYQAWSNLGIGLAYQKLGKLDRAEGFIDSSAKILAKVKKAGKHDMIVIVDLYVDIIAAYAELGKYDRALPLIHEILHELTEQDLIYKVDVLAELESKCLYAKG; encoded by the coding sequence ATGACAATGGTGATTACTGGGGCCTTGATCAAAAAGGCAAGAAAAGATAAGGGGATGTCCCAAGTTCAGCTCGCTGAAGGGATTTGTACCCAAGCAACCATCAGTTCCATCGAAAATCAAAATACGTGCAGCAGTGTTGACATTCTGGTCAACCTCTGCCAAAAACTGGATTTAAAAATTACCGATGTTGCCAAGAATACGCGATATGGTGATAAAGTCTTCTCTTACATTGAAGACGATATGCGGAATCATTTGTATGCCGACGCTAATAGACAAATTGGTCGGATTGACTGCAAAAAGTTGAATACCCGATATATGTTGGGCAAGTATCATTGCTATCGGGGATTCATTGAATTGTATATCAATGATGATATTGATGAGGCCATTTTCAACTTCAATCTTCAATTGACGCAGTATTCCGCTGATGAATTTACCTTTTACCAAGCCTGGTCCAATTTGGGCATTGGTCTGGCTTATCAAAAGCTGGGGAAATTGGATCGCGCCGAAGGGTTCATTGATTCCAGTGCCAAAATTTTGGCTAAAGTCAAAAAGGCCGGCAAGCACGATATGATCGTGATTGTTGACCTCTATGTGGACATTATTGCCGCGTACGCCGAGTTGGGTAAATATGATCGGGCGCTGCCGCTCATTCATGAAATTTTACACGAATTGACGGAGCAGGATTTGATTTATAAGGTGGACGTGCTGGCGGAGTTGGAATCAAAATGCCTGTATGCCAAAGGATAG